The proteins below come from a single Holdemania massiliensis genomic window:
- a CDS encoding AI-2E family transporter codes for MIPKDILKKIKPWMWLSTYIVLLLFAMLHFQDLMSVLSRLFHLLTPLFYAIGIAFVLNQPMKAIEKGLIKLIQALPHNKKAKPQQEPKVRGISIFLTLLLALAVLFVLSSIIFPQLIASIVQLFNNCVVYLGNIVENINSLLASLHLENIEWDLDTVKMQATLDQLGLSADKLLQTATNWVGGTGMTVINNISAITVGLSNWVMGFMLSLYLLSSKEKFIRQLKKLIGALLPLSAANRVLTLGRKTNQTFSNFISGQLLEACILAMLYYVSMTLFKMPYALLISTVIGVTSIVPMFGAMLGMAFGCVLIFAINPWMSLFFMIYFQIVQQFENNLIYPRVVGNSVGLPGIWVLLSIVVFGGLLGLFGMLIAVPATAVLYTLLGEFVNSRMRKKGQVLDESGLLTVKSMVKEEASPTAEDEIN; via the coding sequence ATGATTCCTAAAGATATCTTAAAAAAGATCAAGCCTTGGATGTGGCTGTCCACGTATATTGTACTGCTACTTTTTGCGATGTTACACTTTCAGGATCTGATGAGTGTTCTCAGCCGCTTGTTTCATCTGTTAACTCCCTTGTTTTATGCCATCGGCATCGCCTTCGTATTAAATCAGCCGATGAAAGCGATCGAAAAAGGATTAATCAAGTTGATTCAGGCTCTGCCGCATAACAAAAAAGCAAAACCTCAGCAAGAACCAAAAGTGCGGGGCATTTCAATTTTTCTGACTTTGCTTTTAGCGTTGGCTGTCCTATTTGTTTTGTCGAGTATTATTTTCCCACAGCTGATTGCTTCCATCGTTCAGTTGTTCAACAACTGCGTTGTTTATTTAGGCAACATTGTGGAAAATATCAACAGCTTATTAGCCAGTCTGCATTTGGAAAACATTGAGTGGGATTTGGATACCGTGAAAATGCAGGCTACTTTAGATCAGCTTGGATTAAGTGCCGATAAACTTCTCCAAACCGCTACCAACTGGGTTGGCGGTACAGGCATGACCGTGATTAACAACATCTCGGCGATCACTGTCGGATTAAGCAACTGGGTTATGGGTTTTATGTTAAGTCTTTATTTGCTTTCCAGCAAAGAAAAATTTATCCGTCAGCTGAAAAAACTGATCGGAGCCTTGCTTCCGTTATCAGCTGCCAATCGAGTTTTAACCTTAGGTAGAAAAACAAACCAGACATTTTCAAACTTTATTTCAGGGCAGCTGCTGGAGGCTTGCATTTTAGCAATGTTGTACTACGTTTCCATGACACTATTCAAGATGCCTTATGCGCTGTTAATCAGCACCGTAATCGGAGTCACCAGTATTGTTCCCATGTTCGGAGCAATGCTTGGCATGGCTTTCGGCTGCGTTCTTATCTTTGCGATCAATCCGTGGATGTCCTTGTTTTTCATGATTTACTTCCAAATTGTTCAGCAGTTTGAAAACAATCTGATTTATCCCCGAGTTGTAGGAAACTCAGTAGGACTTCCGGGAATTTGGGTTTTGCTTTCCATCGTGGTGTTTGGTGGGTTATTGGGATTATTTGGCATGTTAATTGCCGTTCCAGCAACGGCCGTACTTTACACTTTATTAGGTGAATTCGTTAATAGTCGGATGCGTAAAAAAGGACAGGTTCTAGATGAGTCGGGTTTACTAACTGTAAAGTCAATGGTAAAAGAAGAAGCTTCGCCTACAGCTGAGGATGAAATCAATTAA
- a CDS encoding D-alanine--D-alanine ligase family protein has product MKIRVGIVFGGESVEHEVSVISALQGIEALDKERYEVIPLYVSKQRDFYSSPALLDIENYKDLNELIQKATPVVLVKKGKEVIVEPIKKGLFTKPIGTVDVIVPIMHGTNGEDGTIQGYLEMLKIPYAGCDVIGAAVGQDKAVMKHILQNSGLPVCPWLWLYGHEFAQKQDEILAKVHELGYPVVMKPACLGSSVGITIAHNDEEFIAGVEDARQYDNKIVVEQMVKNLREINCSVLGSCFDCQASVLEEVGKQDEIMSFKDKYLGQSAAKGGSKCGSKGGAKSAEGGMANAARIVPAPVDEATTEKIRNLAIETFKVLGASGVCRIDFMMDGDSGAIYVNEINTIPGSLAYYLWQPVGVSFTQLMDALVAQAIDRQRRREKMIFSYETNLLASYSANKKSGGTKGTKGTK; this is encoded by the coding sequence ATGAAAATTCGTGTTGGAATAGTTTTCGGCGGTGAATCCGTCGAGCATGAGGTCAGCGTGATTTCTGCTCTGCAGGGCATCGAAGCTCTGGATAAAGAACGTTATGAAGTAATTCCGTTATATGTATCAAAACAGCGGGATTTTTATTCATCCCCGGCATTATTGGATATCGAAAACTATAAAGATCTTAACGAACTCATTCAAAAAGCAACGCCGGTTGTTCTGGTGAAAAAAGGCAAGGAAGTAATTGTTGAACCTATAAAAAAAGGCCTGTTCACCAAGCCGATCGGCACTGTTGATGTGATTGTTCCGATCATGCACGGAACCAATGGTGAGGATGGAACAATTCAGGGATATTTGGAGATGCTGAAGATTCCATATGCTGGATGCGATGTCATCGGTGCGGCCGTGGGCCAGGATAAAGCAGTGATGAAGCATATTCTGCAGAACAGCGGCCTTCCGGTCTGTCCATGGCTGTGGCTTTATGGACATGAATTTGCACAAAAACAAGATGAGATTTTAGCTAAAGTTCATGAACTGGGCTATCCGGTTGTCATGAAACCGGCGTGTCTGGGATCTTCGGTGGGGATAACGATTGCCCATAATGATGAAGAATTCATTGCCGGTGTTGAGGATGCCCGGCAGTATGATAACAAAATCGTAGTCGAACAGATGGTTAAAAATCTGCGGGAGATCAACTGTTCCGTTTTGGGTAGCTGTTTTGACTGCCAGGCCAGCGTGCTTGAAGAAGTCGGCAAACAGGACGAGATTATGAGCTTTAAGGATAAGTATTTAGGACAGTCTGCCGCAAAGGGCGGTTCTAAGTGCGGATCCAAGGGAGGAGCCAAGAGTGCTGAGGGCGGGATGGCCAATGCGGCGCGCATCGTGCCAGCTCCAGTGGATGAAGCAACGACGGAAAAAATCCGAAATTTGGCAATCGAAACGTTCAAAGTGTTAGGCGCCAGCGGTGTCTGCCGCATTGATTTTATGATGGATGGAGATTCCGGGGCAATTTATGTGAATGAAATCAATACCATTCCAGGCTCTTTGGCTTACTATCTGTGGCAGCCGGTAGGAGTCAGTTTCACTCAGCTGATGGATGCCCTGGTCGCTCAGGCGATTGATCGGCAGCGCAGACGGGAGAAAATGATCTTTTCCTACGAAACAAACTTGCTTGCCAGCTACAGTGCAAATAAGAAAAGCGGCGGCACCAAAGGAACCAAAGGCACAAAGTAG